Proteins encoded together in one Mycoplasma miroungirhinis window:
- a CDS encoding APC family permease, whose amino-acid sequence MQNQVKKIGVFFSIMMLVGSVVGIGIFFKNQSVSKATNNDGLTWLIAWIIGGIISISCAVCFGEIGSFKHTKLSGISNWAYKIAGKHFGYFVNNAYALFYYGILISVLGIFGSEIFFYFISKSFNLDFSSIFPIWVHVIVGIFLSIFFIVLNLISTYISAFFQTIVTFIKFIPLLFALIVGIIFPFEHNNGGINAFINKSFSIKAVVVILPAILFSYDAFLISGSIGNKVKNSAKNLPKVIILGMSIVTILYTLIAISSILHNQGKIEDLILDSLKIKNASLLSNIILFFLIISTLGVINGITGAFVNEIENMVNAKLIFGSNYLVNKFGTKKSAFLISIIIKTIWGIFIFIPSIILNTDILIDAFTNFIVAIFFMIYIIIIFIYSKNRHKISETKKINSYLFYTMSFIAVFGILVAEIGYLVTSATFLFDDTLQNPANWGLFLSLNEHLIKHYLPYLLNILMVLVFLCIPYLNFYLEKKINKRNLIEEFPTLIQID is encoded by the coding sequence ATGCAAAATCAAGTTAAAAAAATTGGTGTATTCTTTTCAATTATGATGTTAGTAGGATCAGTAGTTGGAATAGGAATATTTTTTAAAAACCAATCAGTATCAAAAGCAACAAATAATGATGGATTAACCTGATTAATAGCTTGAATTATCGGGGGAATTATTTCCATTTCTTGTGCTGTTTGTTTTGGAGAAATTGGTTCTTTTAAACATACAAAACTGTCAGGAATTAGTAATTGAGCCTATAAGATAGCAGGTAAACACTTTGGTTACTTTGTAAATAACGCTTATGCACTCTTTTATTATGGTATTTTAATTTCTGTTTTAGGAATTTTTGGTTCTGAAATATTTTTTTATTTTATATCTAAATCATTTAATTTAGATTTTAGTTCAATATTTCCTATTTGAGTTCATGTTATAGTGGGAATATTTTTAAGTATATTTTTTATAGTTTTAAATTTAATTTCTACATACATTTCTGCATTTTTTCAAACAATTGTTACATTTATTAAATTTATTCCTTTATTATTTGCACTAATTGTTGGGATTATTTTTCCATTTGAACATAATAATGGGGGAATTAATGCATTTATAAATAAATCATTTTCAATTAAAGCTGTTGTAGTTATTTTACCAGCTATATTATTTTCGTATGATGCTTTCTTAATTTCAGGTTCAATTGGAAATAAAGTTAAAAATAGTGCCAAAAATCTTCCTAAAGTTATTATTTTGGGAATGTCTATTGTAACTATTTTATATACTTTAATTGCAATTTCATCTATTTTACATAACCAAGGGAAAATTGAAGATCTTATTTTAGATTCATTAAAAATAAAAAACGCAAGTTTATTATCTAATATTATTTTATTCTTTTTAATCATTTCTACATTAGGAGTAATTAATGGAATAACTGGTGCATTTGTAAATGAAATAGAAAATATGGTTAATGCTAAATTAATATTCGGAAGTAATTATTTAGTAAATAAATTTGGAACTAAAAAATCAGCTTTTTTAATTTCAATAATTATTAAAACAATTTGAGGAATTTTTATTTTCATTCCTTCAATTATTTTAAACACAGATATTTTAATTGATGCTTTTACTAATTTTATTGTTGCGATATTTTTTATGATATATATAATAATTATTTTCATATATTCAAAAAATCGACATAAAATAAGTGAAACTAAAAAAATAAATAGTTATCTATTTTATACAATGTCATTTATTGCTGTCTTTGGTATTTTAGTAGCTGAAATTGGTTATTTAGTTACTTCTGCAACATTTTTATTCGATGATACATTGCAAAATCCAGCAAATTGAGGGCTATTTTTAAGTCTTAATGAACACTTGATTAAACACTACTTACCTTATTTATTAAATATATTAATGGTTTTAGTTTTTCTTTGCATCCCATACTTAAATTTCTATTTAGAAAAGAAAATTAATAAAAGAAATTTAATTGAAGAGTTTCCGACACTTATCCAAATCGATTAA
- the rpmE gene encoding 50S ribosomal protein L31, translating to MKQGIHPEYKEMKIACSSCGTEHEFGTTATKISIDVCSNCHPFYTGNRTSAKATGQVEKFNRRFQKSQDKK from the coding sequence ATGAAACAAGGTATCCATCCAGAATACAAAGAAATGAAAATAGCTTGCTCATCATGCGGAACAGAACATGAATTTGGAACAACAGCTACTAAAATATCAATAGATGTTTGTTCAAATTGTCATCCTTTTTACACTGGAAATAGAACTTCTGCTAAAGCTACAGGACAAGTTGAAAAATTTAATCGTAGATTCCAAAAATCTCAAGATAAAAAATAA
- a CDS encoding thermonuclease family protein: MKNKKLIIKFIFFLSYLFLSTTFVSCYFNNNIQTIKNNSHYSLTKEKIIEVIDGDTLKTSKNELIRLQGIDTPESRRKINNNWHLTKGLENSWALKAKNFLKELIFKNDSTIYIDHKFQTYDRYKRTVTQIFDLNQNSINLKIIKNGLARVNYISLNFKSIYYTKNKEYYFQLLNVEQKARQSKAGFWAQVDKIDQIFKTKTIKI, translated from the coding sequence GTGAAAAACAAAAAACTTATAATAAAATTCATTTTCTTTTTAAGTTATTTATTTTTAAGTACTACTTTTGTAAGTTGTTATTTTAATAACAACATTCAAACTATAAAAAACAATAGTCATTATTCATTAACTAAAGAAAAAATTATTGAAGTAATTGATGGAGATACATTAAAAACTTCTAAAAATGAATTAATAAGATTACAAGGTATAGATACTCCTGAATCAAGAAGAAAAATAAATAATAATTGACATTTAACAAAAGGATTGGAAAACAGTTGAGCATTAAAAGCTAAAAATTTTTTAAAAGAGTTAATATTTAAAAATGATTCAACAATATACATAGATCACAAATTTCAAACCTATGATCGTTATAAAAGAACAGTAACACAAATATTTGATCTAAATCAAAATTCTATTAATTTAAAAATAATAAAAAATGGATTAGCAAGAGTAAATTATATTTCGCTGAATTTTAAGAGTATATATTACACTAAAAATAAGGAATATTATTTTCAATTATTAAATGTAGAACAAAAAGCAAGGCAAAGTAAAGCTGGCTTTTGAGCACAAGTAGATAAAATTGATCAAATTTTCAAAACTAAAACAATAAAAATTTAA
- the rpoE gene encoding DNA-directed RNA polymerase subunit delta: MNNETMLTISIKAFLDNKKEELDFETIFQYVKKHFMEKWTIENNDLLSEDKLLEKKRGELYKLLTVDRQFNRLADGRWLIVQNN; this comes from the coding sequence ATGAATAATGAAACAATGTTAACCATTTCGATAAAAGCTTTTTTAGATAATAAAAAAGAAGAGTTAGATTTTGAAACTATTTTCCAATACGTAAAAAAACATTTTATGGAAAAATGAACAATTGAAAACAACGATCTTTTATCCGAAGATAAGCTTTTAGAGAAAAAACGGGGAGAACTATATAAACTTTTAACCGTTGATAGACAATTTAATCGACTAGCAGATGGTAGATGATTAATTGTACAAAATAATTAA
- the arcA gene encoding arginine deiminase, which translates to MSVFNKNFNGIHVYSEIGELESVLVHEPGREIDYITPSRLDELLFSAILESNDARKEHKNFVKSLLDRGINVVELTDLISETFDLVSKETQDQLIEEFLEEAVPVLTEENKSHVRKFLKEKSTREKVEFMMSGITKYDLGIKEGPELIIDPMPNLYFTRDPFASVGNGVTIHYMRYVVRQRETLFSRFVFKNHPKLVNTPWYYDPSQKLSIEGGDVFIYTNETLVIGVSERTDLETVTLLAKNISKNKEVEFKRIVAVNVPKWTNLMHLDTWLTMLDKNKFLYSPILLEVLKFWDYDLTQENPQPKENGLPLEELLESIIHEKPILIPIAGEGASRMDVERETHFDGTNYLAVAPGVVVGYSRNFKTNAALEKAGITVIPFHGNQLSLGMGNARCMSMPLSRKDVK; encoded by the coding sequence ATGTCAGTTTTTAATAAAAACTTTAATGGTATTCACGTTTATAGTGAAATCGGTGAATTAGAATCTGTATTAGTTCATGAACCAGGGCGAGAAATCGATTATATTACCCCATCAAGACTTGATGAGTTATTATTCTCAGCTATTTTAGAAAGCAATGATGCACGTAAAGAACATAAAAACTTTGTTAAGTCATTACTAGATAGAGGTATTAACGTTGTTGAACTAACAGATTTAATTTCAGAAACATTTGATTTAGTTTCAAAAGAAACACAAGATCAATTAATAGAAGAATTCTTAGAAGAAGCAGTTCCTGTATTAACAGAAGAAAATAAATCTCATGTAAGAAAATTCTTAAAAGAAAAATCAACTAGAGAAAAAGTTGAATTTATGATGAGTGGAATTACTAAATATGATTTAGGAATTAAAGAAGGACCAGAATTAATTATTGATCCAATGCCTAACTTATACTTTACTCGTGATCCATTTGCATCAGTTGGAAATGGTGTTACAATTCACTACATGCGTTATGTAGTAAGACAAAGAGAAACATTATTCTCACGTTTTGTATTTAAAAATCACCCTAAATTAGTAAATACACCATGATACTACGATCCATCACAAAAATTATCAATCGAAGGTGGAGACGTATTTATTTACACAAACGAAACATTAGTTATTGGAGTATCTGAAAGAACAGATTTAGAAACAGTTACTTTATTAGCTAAAAATATTTCAAAAAACAAAGAAGTTGAATTTAAACGTATTGTTGCAGTTAATGTTCCAAAATGAACAAACTTAATGCACTTAGATACATGATTAACAATGTTAGACAAAAACAAATTCTTATATTCTCCAATTTTATTAGAAGTATTAAAATTCTGAGACTATGACTTAACACAAGAAAATCCACAACCAAAAGAAAATGGATTACCATTAGAAGAATTATTAGAATCAATTATTCATGAAAAACCTATTTTAATACCTATAGCAGGTGAAGGTGCTTCAAGAATGGACGTAGAACGTGAAACACACTTTGATGGAACAAACTACTTAGCAGTAGCTCCAGGTGTAGTTGTTGGTTATTCACGTAACTTCAAAACAAATGCAGCATTAGAAAAAGCTGGAATTACAGTTATTCCATTCCATGGAAATCAATTATCACTAGGTATGGGTAATGCGCGTTGTATGTCAATGCCTTTATCACGTAAAGACGTTAAATAA
- a CDS encoding APC family permease, producing MSDEQLVMTSDKKKKISFFSAILIVIGGSVGAGIFLRSSSVLKESGGNIFWAIFAWLLAAFAVITMAIALVEVASGRNDNLGMIGWNKAFNGLYIYKGCKWFMTFLYLPFTFYFMPLYVIIQMQDAASGFVSGGGEIINKAFGENDWIIMMVITLGISGWFFFTAGLSSRIGNIQNWIVTSLKFIPLIVVVILGLLFATDKLNSKADDPTLTVGQQLLQITWWDAKASSLKSLSPIFGLFTSMAGIFFAYDGFYVTAGIQSEMAEPKKTPLALVLGLSTVTFIYLLLAISMTVGAAKGGFYDFSEPLKKNNSGWMFGIINMFIAIGILGIINGFVMWCTRFVEDLIKEGELAVPHRIYKKMLTSKTPLVGTIYSIIISLPIVVIFNVIGSLAYFPDAYDGSGYGGNHFLSDLTFADRMANWMAVIAFAFIALSIFGALKNRKGNWIQVEKGKHTVWAGWVAVTLVFSALFIYALDSYVSLGLLTSNGHKYDAHNKELFSNEFIGQIVTSVLLPLFVLFMFGMVPIEKFIISKKKALYERKLSENLSEQDRQKYLELQEFNNLRLSTFETVC from the coding sequence ATGTCTGACGAACAATTAGTTATGACAAGCGACAAAAAGAAAAAAATTAGTTTCTTTTCAGCTATCTTAATTGTTATCGGTGGATCAGTTGGAGCAGGAATATTTTTACGTTCTAGTTCTGTTTTAAAAGAATCAGGTGGAAATATTTTCTGAGCTATCTTTGCTTGATTATTAGCTGCTTTTGCCGTTATAACAATGGCAATTGCATTAGTTGAAGTTGCTTCAGGTCGTAACGATAACTTAGGTATGATCGGATGAAATAAGGCCTTTAATGGTCTTTACATTTATAAAGGATGTAAATGATTTATGACATTTTTATATTTACCATTTACTTTCTATTTCATGCCTTTATACGTTATTATTCAGATGCAAGATGCAGCATCAGGATTCGTTTCTGGTGGTGGAGAAATAATTAATAAAGCATTTGGAGAAAATGATTGAATCATAATGATGGTTATAACATTAGGTATTTCAGGTTGATTCTTCTTTACAGCAGGATTAAGCTCAAGAATTGGAAATATTCAAAACTGAATAGTTACATCATTAAAATTTATACCTTTAATTGTTGTTGTTATTTTAGGGTTATTATTTGCAACAGATAAATTAAATTCTAAAGCTGACGATCCAACTTTAACAGTTGGTCAACAATTATTACAAATTACATGATGAGATGCTAAAGCGTCATCATTAAAATCACTATCACCAATATTTGGTCTATTTACATCTATGGCTGGAATCTTCTTTGCTTATGATGGATTTTATGTAACAGCAGGAATTCAATCAGAAATGGCTGAACCTAAAAAAACTCCTTTAGCATTAGTTTTAGGATTATCAACAGTTACATTTATTTATCTATTATTAGCTATATCAATGACAGTAGGTGCAGCTAAAGGTGGATTCTACGATTTCTCTGAACCTTTAAAAAAGAACAATTCAGGATGAATGTTCGGAATCATTAACATGTTCATCGCAATAGGAATTTTAGGAATTATTAATGGATTCGTTATGTGATGTACAAGATTCGTTGAAGATTTAATAAAAGAAGGTGAATTAGCAGTTCCTCATAGAATTTACAAAAAAATGTTAACTTCAAAAACTCCATTAGTAGGAACAATTTATTCAATTATTATTTCATTACCAATTGTTGTTATATTTAATGTTATTGGTTCTCTAGCTTACTTCCCAGATGCATATGATGGATCAGGATATGGTGGAAATCACTTCTTATCTGATTTAACATTTGCAGATAGAATGGCAAATTGAATGGCTGTTATTGCATTTGCATTTATTGCTTTATCAATTTTCGGAGCACTGAAAAACCGTAAAGGTAATTGAATACAAGTTGAAAAAGGAAAACACACAGTATGAGCTGGTTGAGTGGCAGTTACATTAGTATTTTCAGCTTTATTTATTTACGCATTAGATTCATATGTATCATTAGGATTATTAACATCAAATGGTCACAAATACGATGCTCACAATAAAGAATTATTCTCAAATGAATTTATAGGACAAATAGTAACTAGTGTTCTATTACCATTATTTGTTCTATTTATGTTTGGAATGGTGCCAATTGAAAAATTCATTATTAGTAAGAAAAAAGCTTTATATGAAAGAAAATTAAGTGAAAATCTTTCAGAACAAGATAGACAAAAATACTTAGAATTACAAGAATTTAACAACTTAAGACTTTCAACATTTGAAACTGTATGTTAA
- the argF gene encoding ornithine carbamoyltransferase, translating into MPINLKGRSLDSALNFTTEEVRYLLDLSKNLKKSKEQGLHTNNRPLTGKNIAIMFQKDSTRTRCAFEVAAFDLGAGCTYIGPAGSNFGKKESIEDTAKVLGRFYDGIEFRGFKQSDVDALVKYSGVPVWNGLTDAEHPTQMLADYMTMEEHLGNMKGKKVVFSGDIKNNVARSIMIGGAFVGAHVVLCGPEEMFDLIKNGEGYKEVFDKTQELFARNGGSVSFSSNKLEAAKNADVIYTDVWVSLGEDFSLFGPRIEQLKDFQVDMKMIKAANEDVVFLHCLPAFHDDHTLFSSEIKEKFGKQYPEVATGAMEVTDEVFQSKHNKAFDQAENRMHTIKAVILATIGY; encoded by the coding sequence ATGCCTATTAATTTAAAAGGTAGAAGTTTAGATTCAGCTTTAAATTTTACAACAGAAGAAGTAAGATATTTATTAGATTTATCTAAAAATTTAAAAAAATCTAAAGAACAAGGATTACATACAAATAATCGTCCTTTAACAGGAAAAAATATTGCTATAATGTTTCAAAAAGATTCAACTAGAACACGTTGTGCATTTGAAGTAGCAGCATTTGATTTAGGTGCAGGATGTACTTATATAGGACCTGCAGGAAGTAACTTTGGTAAAAAGGAATCAATCGAAGATACTGCTAAAGTATTAGGAAGATTTTATGATGGTATTGAATTCCGTGGATTTAAACAAAGTGACGTTGATGCTTTAGTTAAATATTCAGGAGTTCCTGTTTGAAATGGTTTAACAGATGCTGAACATCCAACACAAATGTTAGCAGACTATATGACAATGGAAGAACACCTAGGAAATATGAAAGGTAAAAAAGTTGTTTTTTCAGGAGATATTAAAAACAACGTTGCACGTTCAATTATGATAGGTGGAGCATTTGTTGGAGCTCATGTTGTATTATGTGGACCAGAAGAAATGTTTGATTTAATTAAAAATGGAGAAGGTTACAAAGAAGTTTTTGATAAAACTCAAGAATTATTTGCTCGTAACGGTGGATCAGTTTCATTTAGTTCAAATAAATTAGAAGCTGCTAAAAATGCAGATGTAATTTATACAGACGTTTGAGTTTCATTAGGAGAAGATTTCTCATTATTTGGACCTCGTATTGAACAATTAAAAGATTTCCAAGTAGATATGAAAATGATTAAAGCTGCCAATGAAGATGTAGTATTCTTACATTGTTTACCAGCTTTCCATGACGATCATACTTTATTCTCAAGTGAAATTAAAGAAAAATTTGGAAAACAATATCCTGAAGTTGCAACCGGAGCAATGGAAGTAACAGATGAAGTATTCCAATCAAAACACAATAAAGCATTTGATCAAGCTGAAAACCGTATGCATACAATTAAAGCAGTTATTTTAGCTACAATAGGATACTAA
- the arcC gene encoding carbamate kinase: protein MSRIVIALGGNALGNTPSEQKELVKLPAKKIAQLVKSGHEVIIGHGNGPQVGMIFNGFVNSHSVNEKSPLVPLPESGAMSQGYIGYHMISAITNAFYDEGLKDKEALYILTQTLVDKDDVAFKNPTKPIGPFYATREDAEASNPNSVIVEDAGRGFRKVVASPLPINFVGINQIKNAISAGATVVVGGGGGIPTIANENGHIDGTDGVIDKDFALAKLASLIHADYFVVLTAINNVMVNYNKPDQKALTNVTVSELEKYIEEKQFAPGSMLPKVQAAIKFVNEGGKAAFIGDLKDLEDIINEKTGTKVTK from the coding sequence ATGTCAAGAATAGTTATTGCATTAGGTGGAAACGCTTTAGGTAATACACCTAGCGAACAAAAAGAGTTAGTTAAATTACCAGCTAAAAAAATCGCACAATTAGTAAAATCAGGTCACGAAGTAATTATTGGACATGGTAATGGACCTCAAGTTGGGATGATTTTTAATGGATTTGTGAATTCACATTCAGTAAATGAAAAATCACCATTAGTTCCATTGCCTGAATCAGGAGCAATGAGTCAAGGATACATTGGATACCATATGATTAGTGCTATTACTAATGCTTTTTATGATGAAGGTTTAAAAGATAAAGAAGCTTTATACATTTTAACTCAAACATTAGTTGATAAAGATGATGTTGCTTTTAAAAACCCAACAAAACCAATTGGACCATTTTATGCAACACGTGAAGATGCAGAAGCTTCAAATCCAAATTCAGTAATCGTTGAAGATGCAGGAAGAGGATTTAGAAAAGTTGTTGCTAGTCCATTACCTATTAACTTTGTTGGTATAAACCAAATTAAAAATGCTATTTCAGCAGGAGCTACTGTTGTTGTTGGTGGAGGTGGAGGAATTCCTACTATCGCCAATGAAAATGGACACATAGATGGAACAGATGGTGTTATTGATAAAGACTTTGCATTAGCAAAATTAGCAAGTTTAATTCACGCAGATTATTTTGTCGTATTAACTGCTATTAATAATGTAATGGTAAATTACAATAAACCAGATCAAAAAGCTCTTACAAATGTTACAGTTTCAGAATTAGAAAAATATATCGAAGAAAAACAATTTGCACCAGGAAGTATGTTACCTAAAGTACAAGCTGCAATTAAATTCGTAAATGAAGGTGGAAAAGCAGCATTTATTGGTGATTTAAAAGATTTAGAAGATATTATTAACGAAAAAACTGGAACAAAAGTAACCAAATAA
- a CDS encoding zinc-dependent alcohol dehydrogenase family protein, with amino-acid sequence MKMKALVYHGEHKIALEEVDKPTLKRPEDAIVKIIKTTICGTDLGIYKGKNPEVADGRILGHEGIGVVEEVGSAVTTVKPGDKVLISCVTPCGKCDNCRKQLYSHCRDEEGGWKFGYMVNGTQAEYIRVPHANNSLYKYPDTISDEEAVMLSDALPTGHEIGVKYGQVKPGDTIAIVGAGPVGMGVLLTSQLYSPAKIIVIDFDKNRLKKALELGATHTLVPTDNIVEEVKKISGGDGIDVAIEAVGVPATWNTCQQIVKPGGHISVVGVHGKKVDFNVENLWIKNLTITTGLVNTDTTPLLINAVATKKLPVDKLVTHYFNLSDIMKAYETFLNAADTEAMKVLIDAQK; translated from the coding sequence ATGAAAATGAAAGCATTAGTTTACCACGGTGAACACAAAATTGCATTAGAAGAAGTTGACAAACCAACATTAAAAAGACCTGAAGATGCAATTGTAAAAATTATTAAAACCACTATTTGTGGAACAGACCTAGGTATTTACAAAGGAAAAAACCCTGAAGTAGCTGACGGTAGAATTTTAGGACACGAAGGAATTGGAGTTGTTGAAGAAGTAGGTTCAGCAGTTACAACCGTTAAACCAGGAGATAAAGTTTTAATTTCTTGTGTAACTCCTTGTGGAAAATGTGACAATTGTAGAAAACAATTATATTCACACTGTAGAGATGAAGAAGGTGGATGAAAATTTGGTTATATGGTTAATGGAACACAAGCTGAATACATCAGAGTTCCACATGCAAATAATTCATTATATAAATATCCTGATACAATATCAGATGAAGAAGCAGTTATGTTAAGTGATGCTCTTCCTACAGGACACGAAATTGGTGTAAAATACGGGCAAGTTAAACCTGGAGATACTATCGCAATAGTTGGAGCAGGACCAGTAGGAATGGGAGTATTATTAACATCGCAATTATATTCACCAGCTAAAATTATTGTTATTGACTTTGACAAAAACAGATTGAAAAAAGCTTTAGAATTAGGTGCTACACATACATTAGTACCAACTGATAACATTGTAGAAGAAGTTAAGAAAATTTCAGGTGGAGATGGTATTGATGTTGCTATTGAAGCAGTTGGAGTACCTGCAACATGAAATACATGTCAACAAATAGTAAAACCTGGTGGACATATTTCAGTAGTTGGAGTACATGGTAAAAAAGTAGATTTCAATGTTGAAAATCTATGAATTAAAAACTTAACAATTACAACTGGATTAGTAAATACAGATACAACTCCATTATTAATTAATGCAGTTGCAACTAAAAAATTACCAGTTGATAAATTAGTAACACACTACTTCAACTTAAGTGATATTATGAAAGCATACGAAACATTCTTAAACGCTGCAGATACAGAAGCAATGAAAGTGTTAATCGACGCTCAAAAATAA
- a CDS encoding FAD-dependent oxidoreductase, producing the protein MKIILIGANHAGTSFLRTLKTVNPNAEITAYDRNDNVSFLGCGIAVWVSGMFEDPNGLFYSNPDILKNEYGVNLKTNHEVIKIDRTNKTLIVKDLKNNREFTDTYDKLVFAGGTWPIEPNFPGREYKNIVLSKLFQHAQEIVEKANDDKIKNVVVVGAGYIGVELVEAFVKKNKKVTLIDLQERVTPNYFDPEFTDIMQKNMVADGVNLHLGESVKEFKSKDGIHVSSVVTDKGEYDADLVILSIGFKPNTDALSDVEKLPNGAIVVDEFNRTVTDKDIYAVGDSCALLNKVTNKPTHTALATNAVKSGLVAALHLANVNVGFPGVAGTNAINVFNCHYASTGLTKTMALKSGFEADEVEEVYWEDNDRPEFMDEYEKVACKIVYNPKTFKLLGVQIGSWGKAIHTEVIYMFALALQKNLTLPEIALTDVYFLPHFNKPFNFFLVPMLKALGINYKK; encoded by the coding sequence ATGAAAATCATTTTAATCGGAGCTAACCACGCTGGTACTAGCTTTTTAAGAACATTAAAAACAGTTAATCCAAATGCTGAAATAACTGCATATGATAGAAATGACAATGTTTCATTTTTAGGATGTGGAATTGCAGTTTGAGTAAGTGGAATGTTTGAAGACCCAAATGGTTTATTTTATTCAAATCCTGACATTTTAAAAAATGAATATGGAGTAAATTTAAAAACAAATCACGAAGTTATTAAAATCGATAGAACAAATAAAACATTAATTGTTAAAGATTTAAAAAATAATCGTGAATTTACAGATACATATGACAAATTAGTGTTTGCAGGTGGAACTTGACCTATTGAACCAAATTTCCCTGGAAGAGAATATAAAAATATTGTCTTATCAAAATTATTCCAACATGCACAAGAAATTGTAGAAAAAGCAAATGATGACAAAATCAAAAATGTTGTTGTAGTAGGTGCTGGATACATTGGAGTGGAATTAGTAGAGGCTTTTGTTAAGAAAAATAAAAAAGTTACTTTAATTGATTTACAAGAAAGAGTAACACCAAATTATTTTGATCCAGAATTTACAGATATAATGCAAAAAAACATGGTAGCTGATGGTGTTAATTTACATTTAGGAGAATCAGTTAAAGAATTCAAAAGTAAAGATGGAATACATGTATCAAGTGTTGTTACAGATAAAGGTGAATATGATGCTGATCTAGTTATTTTATCAATTGGATTTAAACCTAATACAGATGCATTAAGTGATGTAGAAAAATTACCTAATGGTGCTATCGTTGTTGATGAATTTAATAGAACAGTAACTGATAAAGATATTTATGCTGTTGGAGATTCATGTGCTTTATTAAATAAAGTAACAAATAAACCAACACATACAGCTTTAGCTACAAATGCTGTAAAAAGTGGTTTAGTTGCTGCTTTACATTTAGCAAATGTTAATGTAGGTTTCCCTGGTGTTGCAGGTACAAATGCAATTAATGTATTCAATTGTCATTATGCATCAACTGGTTTAACAAAAACAATGGCTTTAAAATCAGGATTTGAAGCTGATGAAGTAGAAGAAGTTTATTGAGAAGATAATGATAGACCAGAATTTATGGATGAATATGAAAAAGTTGCATGTAAAATTGTTTATAATCCAAAAACATTTAAACTTCTAGGTGTACAAATTGGAAGTTGAGGAAAAGCAATTCATACTGAAGTTATTTATATGTTTGCTCTAGCATTACAAAAAAATCTAACATTACCTGAAATTGCTTTAACAGATGTTTACTTCTTACCACACTTTAATAAACCATTTAATTTCTTCTTAGTTCCTATGTTAAAAGCTCTAGGAATTAACTACAAAAAATAA